A window from Hemicordylus capensis ecotype Gifberg chromosome 2, rHemCap1.1.pri, whole genome shotgun sequence encodes these proteins:
- the CENPH gene encoding centromere protein H isoform X2: MEYNTTINAGEESFSDLAADEKIIEGSIEDLEREMEEMKVSYQNKTLALQRIQVADALRSKLMDNDDNSKVIWDTMKRIMKLSTAILKSQQESRELEEKLNEVKQSRLALKRAGECKLTQILEMKRKRKEELENMEVSDMLKKARRNLQQEIQMTTLLQNIFQGLIIGSGVNWAKDPALKAVVLQLEKNMTDI; encoded by the exons ATGGAATATAATACAACAATTAATGCAG GTGAAGAAAGCTTTTCAGATCTAGCAGCAGATGAAAAGATTATTGAGGG TTCCATAGAAGACTTGGAAAGAGAAATGGAGGAAATGAAGGTCTcttaccaaaacaaaacactagcACTACAAAG GATCCAAGTAGCTGATGCACTTAGAAGCAAACTGATGGACAATGATGACAACTCCAA GGTGATATGGGATACCATGAAGCGCATAATGAAGCTTAGTACTGCAATACTTAAATCTCAGCAA GAATCTCGTGAATTGGAAGAGAAATTGAATGAGGTTAAGCAGAGCAGACTAG CATTAAAGCGAGCTGGGGAATGCAAACTGACACAGATTCTTGAAATGAAGAGAAAACGAAAAGAGGAACTGGAAAATATGGAAGTGAGTGACATGTTGAAGAAGGCTCGCAGAAATCTGCAACAGGAAATACAGATGACTACACTGCTTCAAAACATCTTCCAG GGTCTTATTATTGGAAGTGGAGTCAATTGGGCTAAGGATCCAGCTTTGAAGGCAGTTGTTCTGCAACTGGAGAAAAATATGACTGACatctga
- the CENPH gene encoding centromere protein H isoform X1 translates to MEESREGTRGKGAARSLGIGATAATLQGFSEEAVGGSASTQRLFNEEAGKPDLVTLLRVKEQIKQHLMEYNTTINAGEESFSDLAADEKIIEGSIEDLEREMEEMKVSYQNKTLALQRIQVADALRSKLMDNDDNSKVIWDTMKRIMKLSTAILKSQQESRELEEKLNEVKQSRLALKRAGECKLTQILEMKRKRKEELENMEVSDMLKKARRNLQQEIQMTTLLQNIFQGLIIGSGVNWAKDPALKAVVLQLEKNMTDI, encoded by the exons ATGGAGGAGTCGCGAGAGGGAACGAGGGGGAAGGGTGCGGCTCGTTCCCTAGGAATAGGGGCAACGGCGGCCACGCTGCAGGGCTTCTCTGAAGAAGCAGTGGGAGGATCGGCCTCCACCCAGAGGCTCTTCAACGAGGAAGCGGGAAAGCCGGACTTGGTCACTCTCCTTCG AGtaaaggaacaaataaaacaaCATCTTATGGAATATAATACAACAATTAATGCAG GTGAAGAAAGCTTTTCAGATCTAGCAGCAGATGAAAAGATTATTGAGGG TTCCATAGAAGACTTGGAAAGAGAAATGGAGGAAATGAAGGTCTcttaccaaaacaaaacactagcACTACAAAG GATCCAAGTAGCTGATGCACTTAGAAGCAAACTGATGGACAATGATGACAACTCCAA GGTGATATGGGATACCATGAAGCGCATAATGAAGCTTAGTACTGCAATACTTAAATCTCAGCAA GAATCTCGTGAATTGGAAGAGAAATTGAATGAGGTTAAGCAGAGCAGACTAG CATTAAAGCGAGCTGGGGAATGCAAACTGACACAGATTCTTGAAATGAAGAGAAAACGAAAAGAGGAACTGGAAAATATGGAAGTGAGTGACATGTTGAAGAAGGCTCGCAGAAATCTGCAACAGGAAATACAGATGACTACACTGCTTCAAAACATCTTCCAG GGTCTTATTATTGGAAGTGGAGTCAATTGGGCTAAGGATCCAGCTTTGAAGGCAGTTGTTCTGCAACTGGAGAAAAATATGACTGACatctga